The Prionailurus viverrinus isolate Anna chromosome B4, UM_Priviv_1.0, whole genome shotgun sequence genome has a window encoding:
- the PTF1A gene encoding pancreas transcription factor 1 subunit alpha, with the protein MDAVLLEHFPGGLDAFPSPYFDEEDFFTDQSSRDPLEDGDELLADEQAEVEFLSHQLHEYCYRDGACLLLQPAPSAAPHALAPPPSGGPGEPEDGGGGYCCDAGAPPGGFPYSPGSPPACLAYPCAGAAVLSPEARLRGLSGAAAAAAAAAAARRRRRVRSEAELQQLRQAANVRERRRMQSINDAFEGLRSHIPTLPYEKRLSKVDTLRLAIGYINFLSELVQADLPLRGGGAGGGGGPGGGGRLGGDSPGSQTQKVIICHRGTRSPSPSDPDYGLPPLAGHSLSWTDEKQLKEQNIIRTAKVWTPEDPRKLTSKSPFNNIENEPPFEFVS; encoded by the exons ATGGACGCGGTGCTGCTAGAGCACTTCCCCGGGGGCCTGGACGCCTTCCCGTCTCCTTACTTTGACGAGGAGGACTTCTTCACCGACCAGTCCTCTCGGGACCCGCTGGAGGACGGCGATGAGCTGCTGGCGGACGAGCAGGCGGAGGTGGAGTTCCTCAGCCACCAGCTGCACGAGTACTGCTACCGCGACGGGGCGTGCCTGCTGCTGCAGCCCGCGCCCTCGGCGGCCCCGCACGCGCTCGCCCCGCCGCCCTCGGGGGGCCCCGGCGAGCCGGAGGACGGCGGCGGCGGCTACTGCTGCGACGCAGGGGCGCCCCCCGGCGGCTTCCCCTACTCGCCCGGCTCGCCGCCCGCGTGCCTGGCCTACCCATGCGCGGGGGCGGCCGTGCTGTCCCCCGAGGCCCGGCTGCGCGGCCTgagcggggcggcggcggcggcggcggcggcggcggcggcgcggcggcggcggcgggtgCGCTCCGAGGCCGAGCTGCAGCAGCTGCGGCAGGCGGCCAACGTGCGCGAGCGGCGGCGCATGCAGTCCATCAACGACGCCTTCGAGGGGCTGCGCTCGCACATCCCCACGCTGCCCTACGAGAAGCGCCTCTCCAAGGTGGACACGCTGCGCCTGGCCATCGGCTACATCAACTTCCTCAGCGAGCTGGTGCAGGCCGACCTGCCGCtgcgcggcggcggcgcgggcggcggcggggggccgGGAGGCGGCGGGCGCCTGGGCGGGGACAGCCCGGGCAGCCAGACCCAGAAGGTCATCATCTGCCATCGGGGCACCC ggtccccctcccccagcgaCCCGGATTAtggcctccctcccctggcaGGACACTCCCTCTCATGGACTGATGAGAAGCAactcaaagaacaaaatattatCCGAACAGCCAAAGTGTGGACCCCAGAGGACCCCAGAAAACTCACCAGCAAATCTCCCTTCAACAACATAGAAAACGAACCGCCTTTTGAGTTTGTGTCCTGA